The following coding sequences lie in one Candidatus Neptunochlamydia sp. REUL1 genomic window:
- a CDS encoding IS630 transposase-related protein yields MTYSLDFRKKVLSIRSKEKLSFVQVARRFGVSVNSVFLWSKRLEPRRTKIRPAIKIDRAILMEDIKKYPDAFKYERAHRLNVSTSGIRCAMKRLRISYKKNAQPSQGLRNKKINLSRKNRRI; encoded by the coding sequence ATGACATATTCGCTAGATTTTAGAAAAAAAGTTCTATCGATCCGGAGCAAAGAAAAATTAAGCTTTGTCCAAGTAGCAAGACGCTTTGGAGTAAGTGTAAATAGTGTGTTTCTCTGGTCTAAGAGGTTAGAGCCGAGGCGCACTAAAATCAGACCTGCAATAAAGATTGATAGAGCGATCTTGATGGAGGATATCAAGAAATACCCTGATGCCTTCAAATATGAACGAGCACATCGTCTCAACGTAAGCACTTCAGGCATTCGGTGTGCCATGAAGAGGTTAAGAATTAGCTATAAAAAAAACGCTCAACCATCCCAAGGCCTGCGAAACAAAAAGATAAATCTTTCAAGGAAAAATCGCAGAATATAA
- a CDS encoding Do family serine endopeptidase: MHRFLSGIVLIICLFSIHIEGKETGASNSIAYGKRYPSYKSTPGKPFSQPFIEVAKGCTPAVVFIRAEGGMESGSNQMFNDDFFNHFFGGPPKRPQQPQVSQGSGFIISKEGHIMTNLHVVRGAKKLTVTLQDGTNRQVSATYIGGDSHTDIAVIKIDDDYGNNFPFLELGDSDDLEVGEWVVAIGNPFSLEASVSAGIISAKGRQGLQITDYEDFIQTDAAINPGNSGGPLIDLDKKVVGMNTAIVSQSGGYMGIGFAIPSNILMNIKEQLVENGVVTRGFLGVSLQPIDSDLAEAFGTSATQGALVVDVVEGSPAEEAGLKQGDIITKMNGMSMKGPGQLRNDVVLLPPGTKVNLTINRNGKTMNLPVTLGTFGANTLVSNTTASKHLGFSVDNLTNQNIQQYKFNQDDKGVVVVTVEANTPADRAGIKPGFLVMAVNHRKITTVTEFNEALQNVKPGERILLLVRQGQVMKFYTLKAQ; encoded by the coding sequence ATGCATCGTTTTTTATCTGGAATTGTTTTAATTATCTGCTTATTTTCTATACATATTGAAGGGAAAGAAACCGGAGCAAGTAACTCCATAGCTTATGGTAAGCGGTATCCAAGTTATAAAAGTACTCCAGGAAAACCTTTTTCACAGCCATTCATTGAAGTCGCCAAAGGATGCACTCCTGCTGTAGTCTTTATCAGGGCAGAAGGGGGAATGGAAAGTGGCTCTAACCAGATGTTCAATGATGACTTCTTTAATCACTTTTTCGGTGGACCTCCAAAACGGCCCCAACAACCTCAAGTAAGCCAAGGTTCTGGGTTCATCATTTCGAAAGAGGGCCATATCATGACCAACCTTCACGTCGTGAGGGGGGCCAAGAAACTGACTGTAACACTTCAGGATGGCACAAACCGTCAAGTATCGGCAACTTACATTGGTGGAGATAGCCATACCGATATTGCAGTGATTAAAATCGATGATGACTATGGGAATAATTTTCCCTTTCTGGAATTGGGAGATTCAGACGATTTAGAGGTTGGTGAATGGGTTGTAGCCATTGGAAACCCCTTCTCTTTAGAGGCAAGTGTTTCCGCTGGGATTATCAGTGCAAAAGGGCGCCAAGGACTCCAAATTACTGACTACGAAGATTTCATTCAAACCGATGCGGCCATTAATCCAGGAAACTCTGGAGGACCTCTAATTGACCTCGATAAAAAAGTTGTGGGAATGAACACCGCGATTGTTTCTCAATCGGGAGGCTACATGGGAATTGGGTTTGCAATTCCAAGCAATATTTTAATGAATATCAAGGAGCAGCTTGTTGAAAATGGTGTCGTCACTCGTGGATTCCTAGGGGTATCTCTACAACCCATAGATAGTGATCTTGCTGAAGCATTTGGAACAAGCGCCACTCAAGGAGCTCTTGTTGTCGATGTCGTAGAAGGATCTCCTGCCGAAGAAGCAGGCCTCAAACAGGGTGATATTATCACAAAGATGAACGGAATGTCCATGAAAGGACCTGGGCAATTGCGCAACGACGTTGTGCTTCTTCCTCCAGGAACTAAAGTGAATCTTACAATCAATCGCAACGGTAAAACAATGAATCTGCCGGTTACTTTGGGAACCTTTGGAGCAAACACTCTAGTGTCTAATACAACAGCATCAAAACACCTTGGGTTCTCTGTTGACAATCTCACCAACCAGAACATTCAACAATACAAATTCAATCAAGACGACAAAGGAGTCGTTGTTGTTACGGTTGAGGCAAACACTCCTGCCGATCGAGCAGGAATTAAGCCAGGATTCCTTGTGATGGCTGTGAATCACCGAAAAATCACCACTGTCACCGAGTTTAATGAAGCTCTCCAGAATGTAAAACCTGGAGAGAGGATTCTTCTTCTTGTACGCCAAGGACAAGTCATGAAGTTCTATACTCTTAAGGCTCAATAG
- a CDS encoding IS630 family transposase, producing the protein MKKTLNHPKACETKRQIFQGKIAEYKRLGKPIVYIDESGFAHDMPRTHGYSKIGQRCFGTHDWEAKGRTNAIGALLGTSLLTLALFECNINTDAFSIWAEEDLLPKLPSESILVMDNASFHKSKSMQEKIHAAGHTLEYLPPYSPDLNPIEHKWAQAKSKRRKYQCGIDELFKEYCI; encoded by the coding sequence ATAAAAAAAACGCTCAACCATCCCAAGGCCTGCGAAACAAAAAGACAAATCTTTCAAGGAAAAATCGCAGAATATAAACGTTTGGGAAAGCCAATTGTATATATTGATGAAAGCGGGTTTGCCCATGATATGCCCCGCACCCACGGTTACTCCAAAATAGGACAGCGATGTTTTGGCACTCATGATTGGGAAGCAAAAGGAAGAACAAATGCAATAGGGGCATTACTTGGAACAAGCCTCCTTACACTTGCGTTATTCGAGTGCAATATTAATACAGATGCCTTTTCCATTTGGGCAGAGGAGGACTTGCTACCGAAACTTCCCTCTGAAAGTATTCTGGTTATGGATAATGCTTCATTCCATAAAAGCAAATCTATGCAAGAGAAGATCCACGCTGCAGGCCATACCTTGGAATATCTTCCTCCCTATTCCCCTGATCTAAACCCTATTGAACACAAGTGGGCACAGGCAAAGTCTAAGCGAAGAAAATATCAATGTGGAATAGACGAACTTTTCAAGGAGTACTGCATATAA
- a CDS encoding IS630 transposase-related protein, whose amino-acid sequence MTYSLDFRKKVLSIRSKEKLSFAQVARRFGVSVNSVFLWSKRLEPRRTKIRPAIKIDREILMEDIKKYPDAFNYERAHRLKVSTSGIRCAMKRLRISYKKNAQPSQGLRNKKTNLSRKNRRI is encoded by the coding sequence ATGACATATTCGCTAGATTTTAGAAAAAAAGTTCTATCGATCCGGAGCAAAGAAAAATTAAGCTTTGCCCAAGTAGCAAGACGCTTTGGAGTAAGTGTAAATAGTGTGTTTCTCTGGTCTAAGAGGTTAGAGCCGAGGCGCACTAAAATCAGACCTGCAATAAAGATTGATAGAGAGATCTTGATGGAGGATATCAAGAAATACCCTGATGCCTTCAACTATGAACGAGCACATCGTCTCAAAGTAAGCACTTCAGGCATTCGGTGTGCCATGAAGAGGTTAAGAATTAGCTATAAAAAAAACGCTCAACCATCCCAAGGCCTGCGAAACAAAAAGACAAATCTTTCAAGGAAAAATCGCAGAATATAA
- a CDS encoding insulinase family protein has protein sequence MRFKYDGGMENAASKKVGDQYRDYVYTKVLPLEELQMVLYELTHEPTGARVVHLEADDPENLFCLSLQTLPSDSTGIAHILEHTVLCGSKKFPVKDPFFSMARRSLNTFMNAMTGADFTCYPAASQVEKDFYNLLEVYLDAVFYPELKEMSFLQEGHRLELDPNLTYKGVVYNEMKGSLSNPETRLWHELTKYLTPDLTYAFNSGGEPKEIPNLTWEQLKTFHATYYHPSRCAFFFYGDLPLENHLDFVAKNALKGVQELPPLEKIPKQKRFEKPQTREGKYPGENGQQFVSFSWLTCLIDNQEDALALALIDSILMETDASPLKHALLKSKLCTQADGYLDTDMSEIPYVIICRGCGAGSAEKLKQIVLDTLENLKIQSEQIEAAIHQLEFSRLEITGDYGPFGLTLFMRSILAMQHGCPTENALTVYSQFKKLRLLVKDPDFLSGIIRKYFLDNPHFLTHIFSPDNTLEKREQEEEKKRLKTIEQTLTKKDLDAIKKQTKALEKYQEKVESQSLDCLPKIGMEDVPKEVTDFHLEHEQIEQLTIFHHECFTNHIVYARMLFDLPQIPYEDLPYLQLLISILPELGAGGRDYRANLDYINLYLGDFGTSLSLYPQIGDPNHLRPAFGFKGKVLNRNLSKLFSLFSDICMTSDLKDKGRIKELILQIHTSLENRLTKSAMTYAIQRSARIFSLTPFISDALNGLSYFQFVRKIAKDIDKHLPHLIEKFLQLRGSLFHFTSPHLVLSCDKDQYRMLSKEKFFDLSSLPSKPFTPWEGYSLPSSGVSEARTISSPVAFSSLGMKTITHSPVLSVSTDLMENTFLHKKLREQGGAYGGGANYNSLTGIYYLYSYRDPHISSTFETFLEGITQIAKGKFTQRDLTEAKLGILQDADAPVSPGSRASVAYSYFREGQTKQTREEFRDHLLSVTKEEVKEAVKEKLDPSSGIKATFAGDTLLKNENLGLKIEPI, from the coding sequence ATGCGTTTTAAGTATGATGGGGGAATGGAAAACGCAGCATCAAAAAAAGTTGGCGATCAATACCGCGACTACGTCTACACTAAAGTTCTTCCCCTAGAAGAGCTTCAAATGGTGCTCTATGAGCTAACACATGAACCTACCGGAGCAAGGGTGGTTCATTTAGAGGCTGATGATCCTGAAAACCTTTTTTGCTTATCTCTTCAAACACTTCCGAGTGACTCGACTGGTATCGCCCATATTTTAGAACACACGGTGCTATGTGGTTCCAAGAAATTCCCCGTGAAAGATCCTTTTTTCTCCATGGCCCGTCGTAGTTTAAACACCTTCATGAATGCGATGACAGGAGCCGATTTTACCTGCTATCCCGCCGCTTCGCAGGTAGAAAAAGACTTCTATAATCTTCTTGAAGTTTACCTTGATGCCGTTTTTTACCCTGAACTCAAAGAAATGAGTTTTTTGCAAGAGGGACATAGACTAGAACTTGATCCCAATCTCACATACAAGGGTGTGGTCTATAATGAGATGAAAGGGAGCCTCTCCAATCCTGAAACAAGACTTTGGCACGAACTAACAAAGTATTTAACCCCTGATTTGACCTATGCGTTTAACTCAGGCGGAGAGCCGAAAGAGATTCCTAATTTGACTTGGGAGCAGCTCAAGACATTCCATGCAACTTACTATCATCCTAGCCGCTGCGCCTTTTTCTTTTATGGCGATCTTCCTCTTGAAAATCATTTGGATTTTGTTGCAAAGAACGCTCTTAAGGGCGTGCAAGAGCTTCCCCCTCTTGAAAAAATACCCAAGCAAAAGCGATTCGAAAAACCCCAAACACGTGAAGGAAAATACCCTGGGGAAAATGGCCAACAGTTCGTGTCATTTTCTTGGCTCACCTGCTTGATAGACAATCAAGAAGACGCTCTTGCACTTGCGCTCATTGACTCGATCTTGATGGAAACCGATGCCTCTCCCCTAAAACATGCGCTTCTAAAGTCAAAGCTCTGCACTCAAGCTGATGGATACCTTGATACCGACATGAGTGAGATCCCCTATGTTATCATTTGTCGTGGTTGCGGCGCTGGAAGTGCTGAAAAGCTCAAGCAAATCGTTTTAGATACTCTAGAGAACCTAAAGATCCAATCAGAGCAAATTGAAGCAGCAATTCATCAATTAGAGTTTTCTCGATTAGAGATCACAGGAGACTACGGTCCTTTTGGACTGACCCTTTTTATGCGCTCCATTCTTGCTATGCAACATGGATGCCCCACTGAAAATGCCTTAACGGTTTACAGTCAGTTCAAAAAACTGCGCCTTTTAGTCAAAGACCCAGACTTTCTATCAGGGATCATCCGGAAATATTTCCTCGACAACCCCCACTTTTTAACCCACATTTTTTCTCCCGATAATACCCTGGAAAAAAGAGAACAAGAGGAAGAAAAAAAACGCCTCAAAACGATCGAACAAACGCTCACAAAAAAAGACCTAGATGCAATTAAAAAACAGACCAAAGCTTTAGAAAAATATCAAGAAAAAGTAGAGTCCCAGTCTCTTGATTGTCTCCCTAAAATTGGTATGGAAGACGTCCCTAAAGAGGTTACGGATTTTCATCTTGAGCACGAACAAATTGAACAACTCACCATCTTTCATCATGAGTGCTTTACCAATCATATTGTTTATGCACGGATGCTTTTTGACCTCCCCCAGATCCCCTATGAAGACCTTCCCTATCTTCAACTATTGATTTCCATTCTTCCAGAACTCGGGGCAGGAGGAAGAGATTACCGCGCGAATCTAGACTATATTAACTTGTACCTAGGAGACTTTGGAACATCTTTAAGTCTCTATCCACAGATCGGTGATCCAAATCATCTAAGGCCCGCTTTTGGATTTAAGGGAAAGGTCCTTAATCGAAATCTTTCGAAGCTGTTTTCACTCTTTTCAGATATTTGCATGACCTCCGATTTGAAAGACAAAGGCCGAATCAAAGAGCTGATCCTCCAAATCCACACCTCCCTAGAGAACCGTCTCACTAAAAGCGCCATGACTTATGCCATTCAACGTTCAGCCAGAATATTCTCTTTAACACCCTTTATCAGCGACGCACTAAATGGCCTTTCCTATTTTCAGTTCGTTAGAAAGATTGCTAAGGACATCGACAAGCATCTCCCCCATCTCATTGAGAAATTTTTACAACTAAGAGGGAGTTTATTTCATTTTACATCACCTCACTTGGTGCTTAGCTGCGATAAGGATCAGTACAGAATGCTATCCAAAGAAAAATTTTTCGATCTCTCGAGCCTTCCCTCTAAACCCTTTACACCTTGGGAAGGGTATTCACTCCCCAGCTCAGGAGTATCAGAAGCCCGTACCATTTCATCACCTGTTGCTTTTTCTTCCTTAGGAATGAAAACAATCACTCACTCCCCAGTTCTATCAGTATCCACCGATCTTATGGAGAACACCTTTCTCCATAAAAAACTACGGGAGCAGGGAGGAGCCTATGGTGGCGGTGCAAATTATAATTCCCTAACGGGGATCTACTATCTCTATTCCTACCGCGATCCTCATATCTCCTCAACATTTGAAACTTTTCTCGAAGGAATTACCCAAATTGCTAAGGGGAAATTCACACAGCGAGATCTCACCGAAGCAAAACTTGGAATTCTTCAAGATGCTGACGCTCCGGTTTCTCCTGGCAGCCGGGCAAGCGTTGCCTATTCTTACTTCCGCGAAGGCCAAACCAAACAAACTCGAGAAGAGTTCCGTGATCATCTGCTCAGTGTCACTAAAGAAGAGGTGAAAGAAGCCGTCAAGGAAAAGCTCGATCCTTCTAGTGGGATCAAAGCCACATTTGCTGGAGATACCCTCCTAAAAAATGAAAATCTTGGGCTAAAAATCGAACCTATTTAG
- a CDS encoding adenylyl-sulfate kinase: MSLIWLTGFSGSGKSTIAEAFHQINEAPILDGDKVRERLEKGHIHGAEGQNQNLQAVIALAKEFLQTNPYIIAAFVSPKKELRERVKHEIEAEGHRFVLVHVQASIETCQRRDPKSLYQRLQAGENIKLAGINVDYDVPENPDVTCNTEKMPAKSCAQEILKQI, encoded by the coding sequence ATGTCGCTTATTTGGCTCACAGGATTTTCAGGATCAGGAAAGTCAACCATTGCAGAAGCTTTTCACCAAATCAATGAAGCTCCCATTTTGGATGGAGATAAGGTGCGTGAACGGCTTGAAAAAGGACACATTCATGGGGCCGAAGGGCAAAACCAAAACCTTCAGGCTGTCATTGCGCTAGCAAAAGAATTTCTGCAAACAAATCCCTACATAATTGCGGCCTTTGTCAGTCCCAAAAAAGAACTGAGAGAGCGTGTTAAGCACGAAATCGAAGCAGAAGGACATCGATTCGTCTTAGTCCATGTGCAAGCATCGATTGAGACGTGTCAACGTCGAGATCCTAAAAGTCTCTATCAAAGACTTCAAGCGGGTGAAAATATCAAACTTGCTGGAATCAATGTTGATTACGACGTCCCAGAAAATCCCGATGTGACTTGCAACACTGAAAAAATGCCTGCAAAAAGCTGTGCTCAAGAAATTTTGAAGCAAATATAA
- a CDS encoding helix-turn-helix domain-containing protein — MLRGRKAAQIKGLDQYDFDKLAKTEGSPRERRRFLAFAHLQEGKTFTETAVFVRVKLRSLMRWVKRFRTEGFEGLKDKPGRGKKPLIPLENQAAFRQAVLELQEKKVGGRIKGKDILELMKTKYGVDPSLKTVYNTLKRADLVWISGRLIHPKADLEAQETFKKTSQKK; from the coding sequence GTGTTGAGAGGAAGAAAGGCCGCCCAGATAAAAGGACTTGATCAGTACGATTTCGATAAGCTTGCTAAAACAGAGGGGAGTCCAAGAGAAAGGAGACGGTTTCTGGCATTTGCCCATCTCCAAGAAGGGAAGACGTTTACAGAAACAGCAGTCTTTGTACGGGTGAAGCTCAGGTCTTTGATGAGGTGGGTCAAGAGATTTAGAACGGAAGGTTTCGAAGGGTTAAAAGATAAGCCGGGTAGAGGTAAGAAGCCATTGATACCTCTAGAAAATCAAGCTGCATTCAGGCAAGCTGTTTTAGAGCTGCAAGAGAAGAAAGTAGGTGGTCGTATCAAAGGGAAAGACATTTTGGAATTGATGAAAACAAAATATGGAGTCGACCCATCTTTGAAGACGGTATACAATACATTGAAAAGGGCTGACCTCGTCTGGATCTCGGGTCGATTAATTCACCCCAAGGCAGACTTAGAAGCCCAAGAGACTTTTAAAAAAACTTCTCAGAAAAAGTAG
- a CDS encoding IS630 family transposase: MPAGVEIESVDIWFQDEARVGQRGTVTRTWANKGTRPRLARQQQFEYAYIFGAICPVRDEAVGLVMPAVNTEAMLVHLEHISMKIPEGRHAVIVLDRAAWHTTKRLKRFSNISLLRLPPVSPELNPTEQVWQTLRDEHLANHCYEDYDAITMACCDAWNAFVDTPTRVRRLCSRPWAIL, from the coding sequence TTGCCAGCAGGAGTAGAAATAGAGTCTGTTGATATTTGGTTCCAAGATGAGGCTAGAGTGGGGCAAAGAGGCACTGTAACCCGTACATGGGCCAATAAAGGAACACGTCCTCGGCTCGCACGTCAGCAGCAATTTGAATACGCTTACATATTTGGAGCTATTTGCCCCGTCAGAGATGAAGCTGTAGGCCTTGTAATGCCAGCTGTAAATACAGAGGCAATGCTTGTGCATCTTGAGCACATTTCCATGAAGATTCCTGAAGGAAGGCATGCAGTTATTGTGCTGGATAGAGCTGCTTGGCATACAACAAAGCGACTTAAAAGGTTTAGCAACATAAGCCTTCTACGGCTTCCTCCGGTTTCGCCAGAGTTGAATCCAACAGAACAAGTATGGCAAACGCTTCGAGATGAACATCTAGCGAATCACTGTTATGAAGATTATGATGCGATTACGATGGCCTGCTGCGATGCATGGAATGCATTTGTTGACACTCCAACCAGAGTGAGAAGGCTCTGCTCAAGACCGTGGGCTATTTTATGA
- a CDS encoding ribonucleotide-diphosphate reductase subunit beta, whose translation MMQENTRAKAAAKRLINCTTVDVNQLMPLKYDWAWEHYLNGCANHWMPTEVPMGKDIEIWKSNQLSDSERLLIMRNLGFFSTAESLVANNITLAIYKYVTNPECRQYLLRQAFEEAIHTHTFHYIVESLNLDEGEVFNMYNEIEAIHDKDKFEMKLTEDVLAGNFDTSTLEGAQKFLENLIGFYIIMEGIFFYSGFAMILSLHRQNKMTGIGEQFQYILRDETIHLNFGIDLINGIKEENPELWSPDFQDYTIGKIREAVELEIRYAEECLPKGILGLTAPMFREYAQYIADRRLERIGLKIQYNSKNPFPWMSETIDLGKEKNFFETRVTEYQSSSTLTW comes from the coding sequence ATGATGCAAGAAAATACAAGAGCAAAAGCTGCCGCAAAGCGGCTCATCAACTGCACAACTGTTGATGTAAACCAACTCATGCCCCTAAAATATGACTGGGCGTGGGAACATTACCTCAATGGGTGCGCCAACCACTGGATGCCCACAGAGGTCCCTATGGGGAAGGATATCGAGATTTGGAAATCAAATCAGCTATCTGATTCAGAGCGTCTTCTCATTATGAGAAACCTCGGTTTTTTCAGCACTGCTGAAAGTCTCGTAGCAAACAATATCACCCTTGCAATCTATAAGTACGTCACGAACCCTGAATGTCGCCAATATCTACTGCGTCAGGCCTTTGAGGAAGCGATCCATACGCACACTTTTCACTATATCGTTGAATCACTCAATCTTGATGAGGGTGAGGTCTTTAACATGTACAATGAGATCGAAGCAATCCACGATAAAGACAAGTTTGAGATGAAATTGACTGAAGACGTCCTCGCAGGAAACTTTGATACTTCAACTTTAGAAGGAGCGCAGAAGTTCCTTGAAAACCTCATTGGATTCTACATCATTATGGAAGGGATTTTCTTTTATAGTGGTTTTGCAATGATCCTTTCCCTACATCGCCAAAATAAGATGACTGGAATCGGTGAACAGTTCCAATATATTCTGCGCGATGAGACGATCCACTTAAATTTTGGGATCGATCTAATTAATGGAATTAAAGAAGAGAACCCTGAACTTTGGTCCCCAGACTTCCAGGACTACACGATCGGAAAAATCCGCGAAGCTGTAGAACTTGAGATCCGTTACGCAGAAGAGTGCCTTCCTAAAGGAATTCTGGGTCTCACCGCGCCGATGTTCCGCGAATATGCACAATATATCGCAGACCGCCGCCTAGAGCGTATTGGGCTTAAAATCCAGTACAACTCCAAAAATCCTTTCCCTTGGATGAGTGAAACCATCGATTTAGGAAAAGAGAAGAACTTCTTTGAAACTCGCGTGACCGAGTATCAATCCTCATCCACCCTAACATGGTAA